The DNA region TTCCCAATTCAGAACTTGAGGTTGTCTTGCAGTTACTTTTAATTTAAGGATTCAAAAAGCGTCCCGACTTGACCATTATGATATTTAGCAGGTCATCTATTATTAGTCCTTGTTGATCAAATAAATCACATCGTTCATTGAAATGGTCAGAAAAGAAGCTGTATATGTCTATTTTTCGGCGTTGATGTAAGAGGATGACAATACTGTAGGTACTGTCTCAACATCCATATTATGCAAACGAGCAATCAGCAAGGAACAAACCTACAAGAATCAACATGTACACTTTCAGTAACCTGTCATTGCAGAATCGGAGACATAGGGTTCCTTAGATTTTCCAGCCACATACCGACATAGACTAGCCTTGGTGCACGCCAGTTAACCctccattcacacacacacacacacaaacatacatgcaCGTGATCGCACACGAAAAGGTACAGGAGCAAATACCTGTTCTCCGATGGCATTCAGACGGTTCTCTTGAACAACCCAAGCAGATGACACAGGAACAAAACTGAAAGTTAGATACAAATATTTATAATTGGCGCACAACAAACTTGCTTGAGTTAACCTATCCACATGTCTCCCATTCTGACCCTACTGCGTTCGCTAATTTCCATGTCCGCCAGCTATTCTTCGTCAAAACAGTGCGACAACAGATGATAGAGCTAAAGAAATGCATGCGAGACACTTGCTGTTGTGAACTGTTTACCGCTCGACAATGACGACTTTGTTATTTACCTTTATCAGCATGAAActttgtctatgtctctcttcttcctctttcAAAGGACGCAAGACTACAGGTCGTGAACGGACACTGCAATGTTTGTTAAACGTTTGTTTCTAGGTCTCAGCGACAGCcagtcagatagacaggcacacattcacacatctTTGCGCTGAAATTGTTTGTTTTCGTCGCTCACCGGCTAAACGCTAGAAGAAAGCTCCAGAGAATGttaagtaggggaagggctcctaatatggactggCTCtagatatggaccacctcttgttctgacaaactaacggcgctagagcgctcaaaacattgtcattggctgtattcaccctctctggataacttgcacatgtcaaacagttgcagaaaacaaaacctcaaaaccgttaggctttttctctttttacatttagtcaagttttgactaattgttttatcatagagggggaatcgagacgagggtcgtggtgtatgtgtgtctgtgtgtctgtctgtgtgtgtgtgtgtgtgtgtgtgtgtgtgtgtgtgtgtgtgtgtgtgtgtgtgtgtgtgtgtgtgtgtgtgtgtgtgtgtgtatgtcgagcaattcagagtaaactaccggaccgatctttatgaaattttacatgagagttcctgggtatggtatCCCCAGATGATTTTTCAATTtctggataaatgtctttgatgatgtcatatccggctttttgtaaaagttgaggcggcactgtcacaccctcatttttcaatcaaattgattgaacattttgtaaagcaatcttcgacgaaggccggacttcggtattgcatttcagcttggtagcttaaaaatgaattgatgactttgggcattaaaaatctgaaaatcgtAATAAAATTACGAGAagaacggtatttttaacggcacttgagccaaagcgaggctcacttccttccgttatctcgtcgtgtcgtctgcgctgcatttgagtcggtttcgtcgaagttttctgcttttgttttttcatcgataaagtactttagcgctacgacaagcaagatggaggatgatgagtttgaaactttcttttgagttgtttcttgacaacaaatcgtatgctgaattggaacgaattactcaggaagatcttcgcaatgaactgtgtatcgctgttaaaaaaaatgacagttcgtcaagtgacagtgacggttacgaaacggaatttacaaaagtgcagatggatacaaatagtggctggtccagtttagtaacatgacaggaccagcaaacattaccgataatctgactgcgtagcaaatgcttgacttgctggTCGGAGaaacactgcgtagaaactgactcaaattcagggcaaagcaagccagtgacaagacgtaaaaagtttgcgtgtttggaaatggcgacctgtggatctagtgcAGATCAAAGTGTTTATctgcttgttgttgctaaccgaactatTAAAAAGATCGTCCCATGACATGCACTGGTCCACAAATATAATTATGTACTTAGATACCAGGATCAGGAAGTTGGATGGTCAACATGATTACCTGATCAAAGGAGTTTCACCAGACATAGACTGGTTAGTTTCATAAAATTCCACGGACTAGCTAACACAACCCCTTtacattttgtatttgtatttatGCTAAGAAAATAAATGATGCATGCAAACAAAACTATTTTCATGTTAAATATAACCCCATCACATCCACAACGTTTCATGCGTATTAGTGCATTTTCAAAGAAGTTGTAGGTGTTGAAAGTGAGTGGGTGTTGTTCTTGCGCTAGGTAAGCAAAATAATGTGGCTACAGGGGAAGTAATGCTGGCTGGAATCTGGAGTTCTAACGGTTAACAACAAACACGCAGCTCCATGATGCAGTCAGGATGTTAAtcgttggtatgtgtccaagtggagtgaTGGTTTATTCAATTAAAAAGCCTGAAAAGATCTAATATGATGAGCATAACTGCTTTTATGGAAAAGATTGCCCCTTTAAGTCTGTAAAGACAGCTCAATTGTCCCGAATAGCTCGCATTAGTTGCAATATTACTTTTTCggaacaaaatgaaaattacaTTTCAGTGTCGAGGAAGGaagcaaccaaccaaacaaatacCAAAACGAATGAAAAGGCACTCAAATACAAAATACATATAAGCTAAGAAAAACTACAGACATTAAGACACACagatcacaaacaaacaaacaaacaaacacgcaacacacacacacacacacacacacacacacacacacacacacacacacacacacacacacacacacacacacacacacacacacacacaagcaagtaAGCATGTATAATGCAAAATGGAAATGTAACATTATGCGCATAGAGAACAGGCACATCAGTAAATATACACTACTACAAACAACCGCTCAATATTAAAGGCCAGGATTATGACACAAGCAAGATTTTAAATCCAATAACACAAATAAGAGAAATGTAATAattatgagagaaagagagagagagagagagagagagagagagagagagagatggggagagaaagagagagagatagagagagagagagaaaacaagtataagaaaaggagagagagagagaaagtgagagagagcgaaagagagagagagagaggcattgTGCTTACCAAACGTAATTCGGTGTTACATTGTCCTTTATGAATTTTTCGACCTGCAAAAACGTACAAGGACCACTATATCAGGGTAAAAGCAAAACTTCGACGTGTAATACTCAGTTAATTGTCTTGACAGGCTAATAAGTGAAGGTTGCAGACAATACCGTCTGTATGTGTTGTAGCTCGTAAATCCAAAATGATTCACTTTTTTTAAACAGAGTAAAATAAACTGAAGAAGAATTATTTTACTTTAAGCCAAAAATCATGTTAAAGGTCAATAATAGCTTTACAGAGTTAAAATAGTGTAATAAATTGACATCAAAGAAGAGCTTTAGTTCATGCAGAATAATTCATAAGAACAAGCAGGCATTGATGTATACATATAGACAAAAATACAGAGGTATAAAGCATTAACAGATCGTTCAGGTCGACATTCATGTATACCAACTGTGTACCTCTTCGACTATTTGATTCCAGCACGAAGAGCAGATGGGATGATTAGCTGACACCAACACGTGCAGCCACTCAGAATGATCGTATGGATTGCCTTCCTGTAAGGCACGATTGTCGACAACTGTTATTTCGATGAGCGACTTCCCgtaacagtttttctgaagaaAAACGATGTGCCAAAATAATATGCTTTTCACATTTGGACAAATAAACCCTCGGACATCAAAGTTGTCTTTctctcaatctgtctgtctgtgtgagggtgtgttagtcccgctctctctctctctctctctctctctctctctctctctctatctctctctctctctctctctctctctctctctctgtctctctctctctctccaaaggtAATGTCAAAAGGTCATACCTATATCACGTATAGATGTTTTAAAAAACTTAATAAGTCTGCGTTTTTACTTGACTTAAGTTTGGCAAATTTCCAATTGGTGTCAAATTGTGTTGATCCTGAAGAAGCTGCATTGTTATTTGTCAGAACATTATTATCTGTTGTTGACAGACATGCTCCAATCCGCAGGAAAAGAGTTACATTTTCAACTGTACCGAACTGGATGACAGGTGAAATTAGTTCGagattttctaaaaaaaaataaaagtttgaactctaaaaaaaaaatgccaaaCAAAATTTCTGAATTGGTGAAActtgcaaaaaagaaatattttcaaAATCTTATAATCGATATGATACaaattacatatatatatatatggcgtGCAATGAATGAACTGACTAGTAAATCACGCAAACCCCCATCCTGTATTAATCCTAATATAACTGCTGATGATTGTAATAGTTACTTTCTGTCCATGACCGACAATGTTCTTGATTCCTCAGCCAGTTCTGATCAGATTGGCTATAAGGTGCCTGAAGTACTCAGTCAATTTTGTAATGAGAAATGTTTGCCATCTGACTCGTTTGATATACCTGTAATCACGGTCGTTGAAGTTGGTGTACTAATTTCTAAACTAAATAACAAATAGACAATGGACACAAACAAACTTAATTCACAAATTGTAAAAATGTCACTTCCTTATATTGTAAACAGTTTAACCCATGTATACAATCTCTCTATCAGGAAGAATGTCTTCCCATCAGTGTTTAAAACGGCTAAAGTTATTCCAATACCAAAGTCAAAAGACACCGATAGCCTTGACAACTACAGACCAATATCTATTCTCTCTATACTGTCTAAACCCCTGGAAAAACATATACACACCCATCTCCTTAAATATGTTgaagaaaacaatatttttcaCTCTTATCAATCAGGTTTTCGTTCTAAACATTCATGTCATACTGCCCTTACCCGGCTCTGTGATACCTGGCTAAAAGCAATAAACAATCGTGATATGGTTGGAGCGGTATTCCTTGATCTCAGGAAAGCATTGATCACGTTATTTTGTTAGACAAATTACTTATTTACCTGCAGAATAGCTCATCTGTGTCCTTTTTTACATCATATCTGTCAGATAGGAAACACGCAGTCTACCTAAACGGTTCATATTCATCACAAGGCACTGTAAAATgtggagtcccacaaggttcTATCCTTGGTGCCTTACTGTTTGGACTATACATTAATGATTTACCATTACACCTCAAACAAGAAAATGCTGTACTTGATCTTTTTGCGGATCACTCAACACTTCACAGCAGTAATACAGATATAAATCTCATAAGAAAAGTACTCCAAGAAAGTATAGCAAATATTAATGATTGGTGTAATTGTAACAGAAAGGCACTGCATcctaataaaaacaaaaagcatgttaataaccacaagacaaaaacaccagcgacagcctctgagccttgatcttatgcatggtacagttagctttgctcaagtccatcaacaccgcgtgtgcttggagttgtaattgatgatga from Littorina saxatilis isolate snail1 unplaced genomic scaffold, US_GU_Lsax_2.0 scaffold_487, whole genome shotgun sequence includes:
- the LOC138955837 gene encoding uncharacterized protein, with the protein product MEPTDIIDSYIQKLEANKATLDKIANQKNCYGKSLIEITVVDNRALQEGNPYDHSEWLHVLVSANHPICSSCWNQIVEEVEKFIKDNVTPNYVCFVPVSSAWVVQENRLNAIGEQTGAAIYLPGQKRHGARITIEGSSTQQVEAAKRMVEQLIQTPSCSSERC